Proteins encoded in a region of the Enoplosus armatus isolate fEnoArm2 chromosome 16, fEnoArm2.hap1, whole genome shotgun sequence genome:
- the LOC139298886 gene encoding CUGBP Elav-like family member 3 isoform X2: protein MNRPIQVKPADSESRGDRKLFVGMLGKQQTDTDVRKMFEPFGSIEECTVLRGPDGTSKGCAFVKYQSNAEAQAAINALHGSRTLPGASSSLVVKFADSEKERGLRRMQQVASQLGVISPMTLHLGAYNAYTQALMQQQALVAQSAYLSPVATVAAVQMQQLAALNPSSIIATPIASITPSSGTSTPPSIAATPVPALPPPISYPSVPAPPNGQSATEALYTNGVHAYQAQSPVLDPLQQAYTGMQHYTATYPAAYSLVGQPFPHQPTLVAQQPQQPQQLQQREGPEGCNIFIYHLPQEFTDSEILQMFLPFGNVISAKVFVDRATNQSKCFGFVSFDNPSSAQTAIQAMNGFQIGMKRLKVQLKRPKDANRPY, encoded by the exons ATGAACCGTCCAATCCAGGTGAAGCCGGCGGACAGCGAGAGCAGAGGGG ACAGGAAGCTGTTTGTGGGTATGCTGGGGAAACAGCAGACGGACACTGATGTGAGAAAGATGTTTGAGCCGTTCGGCAGCATAGAGGAGTGCACGGTGCTCCGTGGGCCCGACGGCACCAGCAAAG GGTGTGCATTTGTAAAGTACCAGAGCAACGCAGAGGCCCAGGCCGCCATCAACGCGCTGCATGGGAGTCGTACCTTACCA GGCGCCTCGTCCAGCCTGGTGGTGAAGTTTGCTGATTCGGAGAAGGAGCGAGGGCTCCGGCGGATGCAGCAGGTGGCCTCTCAGCTGGGTGTCATCAGTCCCATGACCCTGCACCTCGGGGCTTACAACGCCTACACGCAGGCC TTGATGCAGCAGCAGGCCCTGGTGGCGCAGTCGGCCTACCTCTCTCCTGTTGCCACGGTGGCGGCGGTTCAGATGCAGCAGCTCGCCGCCCTCAACCCCAGCAGCATCATTGCCACGCCAATCGCATCCATCACCCCCTCCTCAG GTACCAGCACTCCACCCTCCATCGCAGCCACACCTgttcctgctctgcctccaccAATCAGCTACCCCTCTGTGCCAGCTCCACCCAATGGCCAATCAGCAACCGAAGCCCTGTACACCAACGGGGTTCATGCCTATCAAG CTCAGAGTCCTGTCCTGGACCCACTGCAGCAAGCTTATACAGGCATGCAGCACTATACAG cCACCTACCCCGCTGCCTACAGCCTGGTGGGACAGCCGTTCCCCCACCAGCCCACACTGGTGGCTCAGCAGCCGCAGCAAccgcagcagctgcagcaacgAGAAG GTCCTGAGGGCTGTAACATCTTCATCTACCACCTGCCACAGGAGTTCACCGACTCTGAGATACTGCAGATGTTCCTGCCCTTCGGAAACGTTATCTCTGCAAAGGTCTTTGTTGACCGCGCCACCAACCAGAGTAAATGCTTCG GTTTTGTGAGTTTCGACAACCCATCCAGCGCCCAGACTGCCATCCAGGCCATGAACGGCTTCCAGATAGGCATGAAGAGACTGAAGGTGCAGCTGAAGAGGCCCAAGGATGCCAACAGGCCTTACTGA
- the LOC139298886 gene encoding CUGBP Elav-like family member 3 isoform X3, with amino-acid sequence MNRPIQVKPADSESRGEDRKLFVGMLGKQQTDTDVRKMFEPFGSIEECTVLRGPDGTSKGCAFVKYQSNAEAQAAINALHGSRTLPGASSSLVVKFADSEKERGLRRMQQVASQLGVISPMTLHLGAYNAYTQALMQQQALVAQSAYLSPVATVAAVQMQQLAALNPSSIIATPIASITPSSAQSPVLDPLQQAYTGMQHYTATYPAAYSLVGQPFPHQPTLVAQQPQQPQQLQQREGPEGCNIFIYHLPQEFTDSEILQMFLPFGNVISAKVFVDRATNQSKCFGFVSFDNPSSAQTAIQAMNGFQIGMKRLKVQLKRPKDANRPY; translated from the exons ATGAACCGTCCAATCCAGGTGAAGCCGGCGGACAGCGAGAGCAGAGGGG AAGACAGGAAGCTGTTTGTGGGTATGCTGGGGAAACAGCAGACGGACACTGATGTGAGAAAGATGTTTGAGCCGTTCGGCAGCATAGAGGAGTGCACGGTGCTCCGTGGGCCCGACGGCACCAGCAAAG GGTGTGCATTTGTAAAGTACCAGAGCAACGCAGAGGCCCAGGCCGCCATCAACGCGCTGCATGGGAGTCGTACCTTACCA GGCGCCTCGTCCAGCCTGGTGGTGAAGTTTGCTGATTCGGAGAAGGAGCGAGGGCTCCGGCGGATGCAGCAGGTGGCCTCTCAGCTGGGTGTCATCAGTCCCATGACCCTGCACCTCGGGGCTTACAACGCCTACACGCAGGCC TTGATGCAGCAGCAGGCCCTGGTGGCGCAGTCGGCCTACCTCTCTCCTGTTGCCACGGTGGCGGCGGTTCAGATGCAGCAGCTCGCCGCCCTCAACCCCAGCAGCATCATTGCCACGCCAATCGCATCCATCACCCCCTCCTCAG CTCAGAGTCCTGTCCTGGACCCACTGCAGCAAGCTTATACAGGCATGCAGCACTATACAG cCACCTACCCCGCTGCCTACAGCCTGGTGGGACAGCCGTTCCCCCACCAGCCCACACTGGTGGCTCAGCAGCCGCAGCAAccgcagcagctgcagcaacgAGAAG GTCCTGAGGGCTGTAACATCTTCATCTACCACCTGCCACAGGAGTTCACCGACTCTGAGATACTGCAGATGTTCCTGCCCTTCGGAAACGTTATCTCTGCAAAGGTCTTTGTTGACCGCGCCACCAACCAGAGTAAATGCTTCG GTTTTGTGAGTTTCGACAACCCATCCAGCGCCCAGACTGCCATCCAGGCCATGAACGGCTTCCAGATAGGCATGAAGAGACTGAAGGTGCAGCTGAAGAGGCCCAAGGATGCCAACAGGCCTTACTGA
- the LOC139298886 gene encoding CUGBP Elav-like family member 3 isoform X1, protein MNRPIQVKPADSESRGEDRKLFVGMLGKQQTDTDVRKMFEPFGSIEECTVLRGPDGTSKGCAFVKYQSNAEAQAAINALHGSRTLPGASSSLVVKFADSEKERGLRRMQQVASQLGVISPMTLHLGAYNAYTQALMQQQALVAQSAYLSPVATVAAVQMQQLAALNPSSIIATPIASITPSSGTSTPPSIAATPVPALPPPISYPSVPAPPNGQSATEALYTNGVHAYQAQSPVLDPLQQAYTGMQHYTATYPAAYSLVGQPFPHQPTLVAQQPQQPQQLQQREGPEGCNIFIYHLPQEFTDSEILQMFLPFGNVISAKVFVDRATNQSKCFGFVSFDNPSSAQTAIQAMNGFQIGMKRLKVQLKRPKDANRPY, encoded by the exons ATGAACCGTCCAATCCAGGTGAAGCCGGCGGACAGCGAGAGCAGAGGGG AAGACAGGAAGCTGTTTGTGGGTATGCTGGGGAAACAGCAGACGGACACTGATGTGAGAAAGATGTTTGAGCCGTTCGGCAGCATAGAGGAGTGCACGGTGCTCCGTGGGCCCGACGGCACCAGCAAAG GGTGTGCATTTGTAAAGTACCAGAGCAACGCAGAGGCCCAGGCCGCCATCAACGCGCTGCATGGGAGTCGTACCTTACCA GGCGCCTCGTCCAGCCTGGTGGTGAAGTTTGCTGATTCGGAGAAGGAGCGAGGGCTCCGGCGGATGCAGCAGGTGGCCTCTCAGCTGGGTGTCATCAGTCCCATGACCCTGCACCTCGGGGCTTACAACGCCTACACGCAGGCC TTGATGCAGCAGCAGGCCCTGGTGGCGCAGTCGGCCTACCTCTCTCCTGTTGCCACGGTGGCGGCGGTTCAGATGCAGCAGCTCGCCGCCCTCAACCCCAGCAGCATCATTGCCACGCCAATCGCATCCATCACCCCCTCCTCAG GTACCAGCACTCCACCCTCCATCGCAGCCACACCTgttcctgctctgcctccaccAATCAGCTACCCCTCTGTGCCAGCTCCACCCAATGGCCAATCAGCAACCGAAGCCCTGTACACCAACGGGGTTCATGCCTATCAAG CTCAGAGTCCTGTCCTGGACCCACTGCAGCAAGCTTATACAGGCATGCAGCACTATACAG cCACCTACCCCGCTGCCTACAGCCTGGTGGGACAGCCGTTCCCCCACCAGCCCACACTGGTGGCTCAGCAGCCGCAGCAAccgcagcagctgcagcaacgAGAAG GTCCTGAGGGCTGTAACATCTTCATCTACCACCTGCCACAGGAGTTCACCGACTCTGAGATACTGCAGATGTTCCTGCCCTTCGGAAACGTTATCTCTGCAAAGGTCTTTGTTGACCGCGCCACCAACCAGAGTAAATGCTTCG GTTTTGTGAGTTTCGACAACCCATCCAGCGCCCAGACTGCCATCCAGGCCATGAACGGCTTCCAGATAGGCATGAAGAGACTGAAGGTGCAGCTGAAGAGGCCCAAGGATGCCAACAGGCCTTACTGA